TCGGCGAGCTGTCGCAGCCAGTGGGCGGCCAGCGTCGTCTTCCCGACTCCACCCAGGCCGGAGACGACGGTCATGAATCGACCGGCGCTGTCGGATCGCATTCCGTCGAGTAGTCGAAGTTCCTCGACCCGGCCCGTGAAGCGACTCGATCCGAACGGCATCTGCCGGGGAATCGTGATCTGATCCGGCCTTTCAGCGGTGTGCAGATGAAATCCACCGTGTATCGGACCTGCCTGCACCGCACTGCCGAAGACCGTGCCGGCGAGGGCATTCACCACGCCGATGCTCTGCTGCTCGGAATCCTCCTCCATGATCCCCCCACCGCTACCCGCGGACACGCCGGAAGCCGTCCGCCCACCATGCCGCACCCACCGACACGCTGACGATCGATCATAGTGGTGAAATCCACGATGTCCTCGATACACGCGGGCCGAGGCCGAATTCGTCGGCTGTCCCGGAAATCGAATACCCATTCGATGGTGATTCGACAATGCCAAGCACGGCGGATCGTGGTCGGTCACGCACCAGCCGGTGCCGCCGTCACGTGTAGCCCGGCGGCACCGGCGGTGGCCTCACCTCATCCCGCCTCCCGCGCGGGCCCCAGGCTGATCAGGCCGCACCCGTAGGCCTTGGCCCGCCCGATCCCGCCGAGGACCGCCGCACGCAAGGCCTCGACGTCGGTGGGCACGAGATGCCCGTCGAAGCGGACGGGCTCGATGGTGATCTTGTTCCCGTCTGTTCGGCCGTGCAGGCTCGGCCGAGGCGCGGGCGCGACGTCCGCCTGACCGTCGCGGCCCACCGGCAACACGAAGCCGTGCTGCTCGCCCTTCCGCGCCAGCCACTCCACCTGCTTGGCGGGCAGCCGCTGCGGCACGGGCTTGCCGCGCCCCCTGTTCCCCGACACGGAGTCCGGTGGATGAATCGCCCGAGTGGGATTGCCGACCAGTCGGAAACCGATCTTGCGACCAGGAGCGATCAGCCGTAGGAACGGATCGAGCGAACGGACGTCCGGCGGGGCGGCCAGGTAATCGGCGGGCAGCGCCGCCCACTTCGGTTCCAGCCTGCTCTGCACGAGCAGGACGAAGCCGCGCTCGTGCTCGTCGAGTCGCCACAGCGCCCCGCAGTGCTGGCGGGCGGTCCGCTGGACATCGAGGTCGGGGAAGGCCGACATCACGGTGCGGTGCATCTGATGGACGTCGGCGTAGTCCAGGCGGAAGTTCCGCGAGGTCACGTCGACGGTGAGTCGACTCAGGAACACGGGCGGTCTCCCGGCGAGATCATGGCTGGCGTGAGCGGGATGTGAAGCGTCGTGAAGGATCGGCTGGCGAAACGGCGATCGCCCCGGGCGAAGGACAGTGGATGGTCGGAGCGGATCTCGGCGTTCTTGTCGGTGGCGTCGCAGTCGATCACGGCTCGAAGCGGGGGCGGCGGATCCGGATCGCCTGCACCGTGAAGGCGAGCGCTGATCCGGGCGCGGTTGACGCCGGTCTCCAGCCACGGGTGCTCGTGGAGGACCGCAGCCGGCGATCGCTCCGACAGGCCCCAGCCGGACGGAGCCTCCGCCGAACCTTCGCCCAGCAGCGGCCGGGACGGGACGAAGGCCTTACGGCCGAAGAACAGCGGCCACGCCGGAGACCGAAGCGCCGCCTCGGCCCGCAGCAACAGCGCCTCCTGTTCGGGCCCCTCCCCCGCCAGAACCACCAGGAACAGTGCATCGGACAGGTGATAGCGGTGGCTGACCACCGTGCGATGCCCGCCGCCCTCGGTGTTCGGAACGTTCTGTGCGGTGTGAAAGTCGACTTCCAGTAGTCCTTCCCGATCGACGCGAACGCCGAGCCTCAACTCCGCCAGTGCGGCGATCGACGCTCGGTCGTCCCGGTCGATCCCCATCGCGGACGCAACGACGCCGACCACCCCGGACTTCGTCGGTTCCCGGGCGGTGTCCCGCTTGATATACGCGGATCTCGTGCCCCAGGACTGCATCGGCGCGTCGAAGCACACCGCAAGCGAGAGCGTCACGGCGCCGGAACCAAGGTCTCGGGCTGCTCCCGAGGCGAGACGCCCGCCGTGGTCAGCACCCGGCTCGCGAAGTCGTCGAGGCTCGGTGCGACGTCGTCGACGGCGACGTGCGGCAGGTCGCCGGAGACCGTGGCCGCGGTGACCGAACGAATCGCGGTGTCGCCGTAGAAGCGGCGCAGCGAGCCGAAATGGTGCAGCATCCGCTCAGTGGAGTCGGTCATCAGATCGAGGCTGTCCACCGGCTTGAGGAAGGCGTTGGCCAGGTTCCACGTCCCGCTGTCCCGCACCACGCCGAGGAACGCGTGCGGCATGGTCAGCGCGGCCATCGAGTTCTGCTTGCCGCTGGGCCGAGCCTGCACGAAGGCATACAGCCAGGCCCGGGCGGTGCGGGCCAGCAGATCACCGTCGCCCCCCAGGTTCGTGCCGAGCTGGCCCAGGTCGACGTTGGCGTACCGGTAGTAGCAGGCCGAGTTGAAATCGACCGTGCCGATCATGTCGGCGCCGGAGGCGTCCCCGGGCTTCTCGTCGTCGACGGCCGTGTAGTAGTCGAACTCCGAGGCCACCGCGTGGGTGGAGATGGCGTGTGCGACCTGGGAGGCGGCATCGACGTTGAAACCCTTGTTGTCGGCGATCATCCGCCCGAAGAGGGCGACGTCGGCGACCCGACGCGCGTCCAGGACCCTGGCCGCCGCTTCGAGCTGTTCCTTCGACGGCTTGATCTTCGCGGCCTTGGCGGCGGGCTTCGCGGGGGGCTGTGTGCCGTCCTTGGCGGCCGACTTCTTCTGCTCGGCCTTGGCCGCGGCGGCGGCCTTCTCCTCGACCTTGGCGATCAACTCCGCTTGTTTGTCGATGCAGTACTGCGCCAGGAACTCCGAGGCCTGCCGCCCGACGAAGAGCAGGTATTCGGTGAGCTGGGTGCTGCGGTCGATGCCGAAGCCCAGCGTCGCCAGGCCTTCCGCCACGATCAGCCTGGTGTGTTCCTCGGGGCCGAGGTTCTTCTCCGTCAACCGGGCCGCCGCCTGGTGCAGGAGGCGCTTGGTCCGAACACCGGTCTCCTCCTCGGCCAGCCCGTTCTGGGTGAAGTACTGCCGGGCGGAACGTTTCAGACTCTGGCTGGAGATCCGGCCCCGAACGGCTCCGCCGAAGGTGGCCGTCTTGGGCTGGCCCATGTCGTCGCGGTTGAGGTTGCTCACCGGAAACGACTGGAGCAGGTGCAGTTCGATGATCATTCAGTTCTCCGTGTCGATGGTGGAGCCTGCGGAATCGGCGGGGCTGTCGGCGGGCTCGCCTGCTGGATCGACGTCACCGTCCGGTTCCGGATCGGCTGGCTGGAGTCGGGGCCGGTGGTAGTCCCGCGCCCAGGCGAGGCGGACCCGCCGCTTCGTCGCCTCCTCGGTGCGCTCGCCGAGGAGAACGATCACGTCGTCGAGCAGCAGCCCGTAGTCGAGGGCGATCTTCTTGCTGCGCAGCAACTGGACCATGTGACGCAGGTAGTGCGGGAGGTTTCGCCGGTCGACCCCGAGCAGCTGCTCGAACCGGCGGTCGATGGTGTTCTCCCCATCCCCTTTGAGGTCGCGCATGGCGATCCCCAGCGTGCGGCTGCTGTCGCGCCCCCGCGCCTGCCGCGGCTGCGGATGGATGCCGAACAGGCCGCCGACCAGGAGCCAGGCCTCCTGCTCCCCTTCCGCGGGCAGCGCGTCGAAGACCAGTCGGTAGGCGTGCGACGCCTGATGTGTGCCGGACAGGCTCCGGCGCAGCGAGGCCAGCGCCCGACGCGCCTCCGACACCAGATAAGGGTTCTCGGAGTTCAGCTTCGAGTGCAGCAGGTACAGCGAGTCGGTGAATACATCGCGATTCCTGGCACGCCGGGTGGCCTGCGTCTCCGTCGTCACGTGGGCTCTCCCTCGTCGGGGCGGTGATCAGTGCGCTGCTCGCGCCGATCATCGGAATAGAGGAACGCGCCGACCTCTCGTCGGTAGAGCACGAGCCGCGTCCCCAACTCGGCGCGGAAGCGGCCGTCGTGTTTTCCTGCCAGGGAAAGCTCTCGGGCACCCCGTCGGGCCGCGCCGTACACCCAGCGGTCGGCCGCGGCGTTGGCGACGCGGGCCACCGCGCGACGCCATGCTTCGACGGCGGCATGCTCCTGGGAACCGTTCCGGTCGGACCGCATCGCCGCACCCAGGTCGAGGATGAAGGTGTGAAACGGCGCGGTCAGCTGCGGCCAGTAG
This genomic stretch from Actinoalloteichus hoggarensis harbors:
- the cas5e gene encoding type I-E CRISPR-associated protein Cas5/CasD, coding for MTLSLAVCFDAPMQSWGTRSAYIKRDTAREPTKSGVVGVVASAMGIDRDDRASIAALAELRLGVRVDREGLLEVDFHTAQNVPNTEGGGHRTVVSHRYHLSDALFLVVLAGEGPEQEALLLRAEAALRSPAWPLFFGRKAFVPSRPLLGEGSAEAPSGWGLSERSPAAVLHEHPWLETGVNRARISARLHGAGDPDPPPPLRAVIDCDATDKNAEIRSDHPLSFARGDRRFASRSFTTLHIPLTPAMISPGDRPCS
- the casB gene encoding type I-E CRISPR-associated protein Cse2/CasB produces the protein MTTETQATRRARNRDVFTDSLYLLHSKLNSENPYLVSEARRALASLRRSLSGTHQASHAYRLVFDALPAEGEQEAWLLVGGLFGIHPQPRQARGRDSSRTLGIAMRDLKGDGENTIDRRFEQLLGVDRRNLPHYLRHMVQLLRSKKIALDYGLLLDDVIVLLGERTEEATKRRVRLAWARDYHRPRLQPADPEPDGDVDPAGEPADSPADSAGSTIDTEN
- the cas7e gene encoding type I-E CRISPR-associated protein Cas7/Cse4/CasC → MIIELHLLQSFPVSNLNRDDMGQPKTATFGGAVRGRISSQSLKRSARQYFTQNGLAEEETGVRTKRLLHQAAARLTEKNLGPEEHTRLIVAEGLATLGFGIDRSTQLTEYLLFVGRQASEFLAQYCIDKQAELIAKVEEKAAAAAKAEQKKSAAKDGTQPPAKPAAKAAKIKPSKEQLEAAARVLDARRVADVALFGRMIADNKGFNVDAASQVAHAISTHAVASEFDYYTAVDDEKPGDASGADMIGTVDFNSACYYRYANVDLGQLGTNLGGDGDLLARTARAWLYAFVQARPSGKQNSMAALTMPHAFLGVVRDSGTWNLANAFLKPVDSLDLMTDSTERMLHHFGSLRRFYGDTAIRSVTAATVSGDLPHVAVDDVAPSLDDFASRVLTTAGVSPREQPETLVPAP
- the cas6e gene encoding type I-E CRISPR-associated protein Cas6/Cse3/CasE, with protein sequence MFLSRLTVDVTSRNFRLDYADVHQMHRTVMSAFPDLDVQRTARQHCGALWRLDEHERGFVLLVQSRLEPKWAALPADYLAAPPDVRSLDPFLRLIAPGRKIGFRLVGNPTRAIHPPDSVSGNRGRGKPVPQRLPAKQVEWLARKGEQHGFVLPVGRDGQADVAPAPRPSLHGRTDGNKITIEPVRFDGHLVPTDVEALRAAVLGGIGRAKAYGCGLISLGPAREAG